Proteins from a genomic interval of Thermoanaerobacterium thermosaccharolyticum DSM 571:
- the rpmI gene encoding 50S ribosomal protein L35 has translation MPKMKTHRGAAKRFALTKSGKVKRSKAFKRHILTKKSRKTKRNLRKIAYLYKTDAKNIKRLIPYA, from the coding sequence ATGCCTAAAATGAAAACACATAGAGGAGCAGCAAAAAGGTTTGCTCTTACTAAAAGTGGTAAAGTAAAGAGATCTAAAGCTTTTAAAAGACATATACTTACAAAGAAGTCTAGAAAGACTAAGAGAAATCTAAGAAAGATTGCATATCTCTACAAAACTGATGCAAAGAATATAAAGCGTTTGATTCCTTATGCGTAA
- the rplT gene encoding 50S ribosomal protein L20, giving the protein MSRVKSGKVTRRRHKKILKLAKGYYGAKSKLFRVANQAVMKSLNYAYIGRKLRKRDFRKLWIARINAAARANGISYSRFINGLKKANIEINRKMLSEMAIHDNKAFADLVNIAKQQLNA; this is encoded by the coding sequence ATGTCGAGAGTAAAGTCAGGAAAAGTCACGAGAAGAAGACATAAAAAGATATTAAAACTTGCAAAAGGTTACTATGGTGCAAAAAGCAAACTTTTTAGAGTAGCTAACCAAGCTGTAATGAAGTCACTTAATTATGCATACATTGGTAGAAAATTAAGGAAAAGAGATTTTAGGAAATTATGGATTGCCAGAATTAACGCTGCAGCAAGAGCAAATGGTATATCATACAGCAGATTTATAAATGGCCTTAAGAAGGCTAACATTGAGATAAACAGAAAGATGCTGTCTGAGATGGCTATACACGACAACAAAGCTTTCGCAGATTTAGTAAACATTGCTAAGCAACAATTAAATGCTTAA
- a CDS encoding cell division protein ZapA, whose translation MEIKKITVNINGNEYILKTDYPEDYILKLTDHLNSVISGISENYSKLSTQMILVLSALNIADELFISKEENSALKKEIVSLKSKLNTSDEKIMELTEELERLKEELKASREELEEYINTFDDVG comes from the coding sequence ATGGAGATAAAAAAGATTACGGTAAATATAAACGGAAATGAATATATTTTGAAAACAGATTATCCTGAAGATTATATATTGAAGTTGACAGATCACTTAAATAGTGTAATATCAGGGATTTCTGAAAACTATAGTAAATTGTCAACTCAAATGATTTTGGTCTTGTCAGCTCTTAACATAGCAGATGAACTTTTTATTTCAAAAGAAGAAAATAGTGCTTTAAAAAAAGAGATTGTATCGTTAAAATCAAAGCTTAATACCAGTGATGAAAAGATAATGGAATTAACGGAAGAACTTGAGAGGCTTAAAGAAGAACTTAAGGCGTCTAGAGAAGAACTAGAAGAGTATATTAATACATTTGACGATGTTGGTTAA
- a CDS encoding TrmH family RNA methyltransferase: MLITSEKNDLIKDIKKLSEKKYRYEKKLFFVEGKNSVFEALKSSFEIKYVLVSEDCDIDLDVEKDRLIFVDKGIFKKISDTVTPQMIMAVVKMPDYNVNDLIKEDGLYIILDEVQDPGNLGTIIRSADAFNVDAVFTINNTVDVYNPKALRSTMGSIFHLPVVNDVPVDKLFEALKRNGVRVLSTNLKAEKYIYDCDISKNIALIFGNESRGVNKSLDIYVDGSFKIPMDGMAESLNVSVAASICLYESQRQRLIK; this comes from the coding sequence ATGTTAATAACGAGTGAAAAAAATGATCTTATAAAAGACATTAAAAAGTTATCAGAGAAGAAATATAGATATGAAAAGAAGCTCTTTTTTGTAGAAGGCAAAAACAGCGTCTTTGAAGCTTTAAAAAGCAGTTTTGAAATTAAGTACGTATTGGTTTCAGAAGATTGTGACATTGACTTGGATGTTGAAAAGGACCGACTTATATTTGTCGATAAAGGCATATTTAAAAAGATATCTGATACTGTCACGCCACAGATGATAATGGCTGTTGTAAAAATGCCTGATTATAATGTGAATGATTTGATAAAAGAAGATGGTTTGTACATAATATTAGACGAAGTGCAAGATCCTGGAAATTTAGGTACAATAATAAGATCTGCAGATGCATTTAATGTAGATGCTGTCTTTACCATAAACAATACAGTTGATGTCTACAATCCAAAGGCTTTACGGTCTACTATGGGATCTATTTTCCATCTACCTGTTGTAAATGATGTGCCAGTTGATAAACTTTTTGAAGCGTTAAAAAGAAACGGTGTAAGGGTTTTGTCAACAAATTTAAAAGCTGAAAAGTACATTTATGATTGTGATATTTCAAAAAATATTGCTTTGATTTTTGGAAATGAATCAAGAGGTGTTAACAAATCACTAGATATATATGTAGATGGTTCATTTAAAATACCAATGGATGGCATGGCAGAATCTTTAAATGTATCAGTAGCAGCGTCAATATGCCTGTATGAGTCCCAAAGGCAAAGATTGATTAAATAG
- the pheS gene encoding phenylalanine--tRNA ligase subunit alpha — protein MEETLRNLLEEAKRELETVDSIKSLEELRVKYLGKKGELTKILRGMGNLSPEERPVVGKILNEVRAEIESFLAAKRDEVLKVEKEKKIRSEYVDITLPGKAHEIGHKHPMTKVLDEIKDIFLGLGFSIAEGPEIELDYYNFEALNTPPDHPARDLQDTFYITQNILLRTQTSPVQVRTMEKNKPPIKVISPGRVYRSDEIDATHSPVFNQIEGLAVDEGITMGDLKGVLNLFAKRLFGSNTKTKFRPHYFPFTEPSAEMDVSCFACGGKGCRVCGHSGWIEILGSGMVHPNVLRMSGIDPEKYSGFAFGMGLDRITMLSYGIDDLRLLYENDLRFIKQF, from the coding sequence TTGGAAGAGACATTAAGAAATTTATTAGAAGAAGCCAAGAGAGAACTAGAAACCGTCGATAGCATAAAATCATTGGAAGAGCTTAGGGTAAAGTACTTAGGCAAAAAAGGTGAGCTTACAAAGATATTAAGGGGCATGGGCAATTTGTCCCCTGAGGAAAGACCGGTAGTTGGGAAGATATTAAATGAAGTAAGAGCTGAGATTGAAAGCTTTTTGGCAGCAAAAAGAGATGAAGTATTAAAAGTAGAGAAGGAAAAAAAGATAAGAAGTGAATATGTAGACATTACATTGCCCGGGAAAGCTCATGAAATAGGACATAAACATCCTATGACGAAAGTTTTAGACGAAATAAAGGATATATTTTTAGGGCTTGGGTTTTCTATTGCTGAAGGCCCTGAGATAGAGCTTGATTATTACAATTTTGAAGCGTTAAATACTCCACCTGATCATCCTGCAAGAGATCTACAGGATACTTTCTATATAACGCAGAATATTTTGCTAAGAACGCAGACGTCACCGGTACAAGTAAGGACTATGGAAAAAAATAAACCACCTATAAAAGTTATCTCACCTGGTAGAGTTTACAGATCAGATGAAATAGATGCAACTCATTCACCTGTATTTAATCAGATAGAAGGACTTGCAGTTGATGAAGGCATAACTATGGGTGATTTGAAGGGTGTTTTAAACTTATTTGCAAAAAGACTTTTCGGTTCAAATACTAAGACGAAATTTAGGCCCCATTATTTTCCGTTTACGGAACCCAGTGCAGAAATGGACGTATCATGTTTTGCATGTGGCGGCAAAGGCTGCAGAGTCTGTGGTCATTCAGGCTGGATTGAAATACTTGGTTCAGGCATGGTGCATCCAAATGTTCTTAGGATGTCTGGGATAGATCCAGAGAAGTATTCTGGATTTGCTTTTGGAATGGGACTTGACAGGATAACTATGCTAAGCTATGGAATTGATGATTTAAGGCTTTTATATGAAAATGATCTGCGCTTTATTAAACAGTTTTAA
- the infC gene encoding translation initiation factor IF-3 → MNKELQVNEEIRDKEVRLIDQDGNQLGIMSAKEAYKIALERHIDLVKIAPQANPPVCKLMDFGKYRYEQSKKEKESKKKQKVINIKEIRMTPAIEEHDFGVKVKNAIKFLKDGDKVKVTIRFRGREAAHTNLAEELLNRFAKSVEEYGNVEKAPNMEGRNLMMILSPKNV, encoded by the coding sequence ATTAACAAGGAGCTGCAGGTTAATGAGGAAATTAGGGATAAGGAAGTGCGCCTCATTGATCAAGATGGTAATCAATTAGGCATAATGTCAGCAAAAGAGGCATACAAGATAGCTTTGGAAAGGCATATCGATCTGGTTAAGATTGCACCACAGGCAAATCCACCAGTATGCAAATTAATGGACTTCGGAAAGTACAGGTATGAGCAAAGCAAGAAGGAAAAAGAATCAAAAAAGAAGCAAAAAGTCATAAATATCAAGGAAATCAGGATGACTCCAGCTATAGAAGAGCATGACTTTGGTGTCAAAGTTAAAAATGCTATTAAATTCTTAAAAGATGGAGACAAAGTTAAAGTGACTATTAGATTCAGAGGCAGAGAAGCTGCACATACAAATCTCGCCGAAGAATTATTAAATAGATTTGCAAAAAGTGTAGAAGAATATGGTAATGTTGAAAAAGCCCCCAATATGGAGGGTAGAAATTTGATGATGATATTATCACCTAAAAACGTTTAA
- a CDS encoding endonuclease MutS2, protein MEERYFRNLEFDKIVNHIVNLCDSEPGKEMALDIKPYDNLDKAAKEIDKVNEAVSFISSYGNMSFAFKKIDDILNKAKIKSTLNIGQLMTISRFLSLAGRVKSYLRSEKEESNYPLLREYNIRLTNLRDLYERIDRIVISEDELSDDASPALKDIRRQKAHINNKIKDTLNSIIASSSKELQDPIITIRNGRYVVPVKQEYRGMFKGLIHDQSSSGATLFIEPMTVVELNNDLRQLEIKEQQEIEKILSELTDDISQHISEIHENMIALTELDVIFAKAKYSINTNSSKPVFNTHGYINLKNARHPLLPKDAVVPISVYLGDSFDTLVITGPNTGGKTVTLKTVGLLTLMAMSGLNIPTDEGSSVAFFDNIFVDIGDEQSIEQSLSTFSAHMTNIVTILNSVTSNSLVLLDELGAGTDPTEGAALAMSILDFLHRINCRTIATTHYSELKQYALKNDGVENASVEFDVETLRPTYRLTIGIPGKSNAFEISRRLGLNEEIIDNARNYITNEELKFEDIIKDLEDKRIEAEKAKEEIEDLKRQVNSVKEEYERKRRQTEAERDRIIEKAREKARKILENTKSTADEIIAKLREAEKSDKKNKLIEEARKKLKENISEMEESLKKSEVPVYKKIPKKVMPGQTFYIVPLDQTGTALSEPDKDGNVKIQAGILKMNVHISNLREAESDEEKKLEKGFATYINEKSSNISTSIDLRGKTLEEAEIEVEKYLDDAYLAGLKQVTVIHGKGTGILRSGIARLLKMNKHVKSFRLGRYGEGEDGVTIVELKEK, encoded by the coding sequence ATGGAAGAGAGATATTTTAGAAATTTGGAATTTGACAAAATCGTTAATCATATTGTGAATTTATGCGATTCAGAGCCAGGCAAGGAAATGGCTTTAGATATTAAACCATATGATAATCTTGATAAAGCCGCAAAAGAGATTGACAAAGTAAATGAAGCCGTATCATTTATAAGTTCATACGGCAATATGTCATTCGCATTTAAAAAAATAGATGATATTTTAAATAAAGCTAAGATAAAGTCAACGCTTAATATCGGACAGCTGATGACAATATCAAGGTTTTTGTCATTGGCAGGAAGAGTAAAATCATATTTGAGGAGTGAAAAAGAAGAAAGCAATTATCCGCTTTTAAGAGAATACAATATTAGGCTCACAAATCTTAGAGATTTGTATGAGAGAATAGACAGAATTGTTATATCAGAAGATGAGCTGTCAGATGATGCATCGCCTGCGCTTAAAGATATACGAAGACAAAAAGCTCATATAAATAACAAGATAAAAGATACCTTAAATTCTATAATTGCTTCTTCCTCAAAAGAACTTCAAGACCCTATAATAACAATAAGAAATGGAAGATATGTTGTACCGGTAAAACAGGAGTACAGAGGCATGTTTAAAGGGCTTATTCACGACCAGTCTTCCAGCGGTGCAACGCTTTTTATAGAGCCTATGACTGTTGTTGAGTTAAACAATGACTTAAGACAGCTTGAAATAAAAGAACAGCAAGAAATTGAAAAGATTTTGTCAGAACTTACTGATGATATAAGTCAGCATATATCTGAGATACACGAAAATATGATAGCGTTGACTGAGCTTGACGTTATCTTTGCAAAGGCGAAGTATTCTATAAACACAAATTCGTCTAAGCCTGTATTTAATACACATGGATATATAAATTTAAAGAATGCCAGACACCCTTTGCTTCCAAAAGATGCAGTTGTGCCAATAAGCGTATATTTAGGTGACTCATTTGATACACTTGTTATAACAGGACCAAATACCGGAGGCAAGACCGTTACCCTTAAGACAGTTGGACTTCTTACTTTGATGGCTATGTCAGGATTAAATATTCCTACTGACGAAGGTTCAAGTGTAGCTTTCTTTGATAACATATTTGTTGACATAGGCGATGAGCAGAGTATTGAGCAGAGTTTAAGTACATTTTCGGCTCACATGACAAATATTGTGACAATACTGAATAGTGTTACAAGCAATAGCTTGGTTTTGCTGGATGAACTGGGGGCTGGTACAGATCCTACAGAAGGCGCTGCCCTTGCAATGAGCATTCTTGACTTTCTTCACAGGATAAATTGCCGTACCATTGCTACAACCCACTACAGTGAGCTAAAACAATATGCATTGAAAAATGATGGTGTGGAAAACGCCTCTGTTGAATTTGATGTAGAGACTTTAAGACCTACATACAGGCTTACGATAGGAATACCCGGTAAAAGCAATGCCTTTGAAATAAGCAGGCGCCTTGGACTTAATGAAGAAATCATAGATAATGCTAGAAATTATATAACTAACGAAGAGCTGAAATTCGAAGATATAATAAAAGATCTTGAAGATAAGAGGATTGAAGCAGAAAAGGCAAAAGAAGAGATTGAGGATTTAAAGAGGCAGGTAAACAGCGTAAAAGAGGAGTACGAAAGAAAGAGAAGACAGACTGAAGCAGAAAGAGACAGGATCATAGAAAAAGCAAGGGAAAAAGCAAGAAAGATATTAGAGAATACGAAATCTACCGCAGACGAAATTATTGCAAAGCTAAGAGAGGCTGAAAAATCTGATAAGAAAAATAAACTTATAGAAGAAGCGAGAAAGAAGCTTAAAGAAAATATAAGTGAAATGGAAGAAAGCCTTAAAAAGTCAGAAGTTCCTGTATATAAAAAAATACCCAAAAAAGTTATGCCTGGACAGACGTTTTATATTGTACCGCTTGATCAAACTGGGACAGCATTGTCTGAGCCGGATAAAGATGGAAATGTAAAAATCCAGGCAGGAATACTAAAGATGAATGTTCATATAAGCAATTTAAGAGAAGCTGAATCAGATGAAGAAAAAAAATTAGAGAAAGGCTTTGCTACATATATTAATGAAAAATCTTCCAACATATCAACATCAATAGATCTCCGTGGCAAAACGCTGGAAGAAGCTGAGATAGAAGTGGAAAAATACCTGGACGATGCTTATCTCGCTGGTCTTAAGCAGGTTACAGTAATACATGGCAAGGGGACGGGTATATTACGAAGCGGTATCGCTAGACTTCTTAAAATGAATAAGCATGTCAAATCTTTTAGACTGGGAAGATACGGCGAAGGAGAAGATGGTGTAACAATAGTAGAATTAAAAGAAAAATGA
- a CDS encoding DUF3656 domain-containing U32 family peptidase, with product MKKVELLAPAGSLETLKVAVNCGADAVYIGGKLFGARAYAVNFGEEELKEAVEYCHLRDKKIYITVNTLIFNKEIDLLTDYIDYLYKLNVDAIIVQDFGIVKLLREYYPEINIHASTQMTLSNLESIKAAKEAGVKRVVLPRELTLKEIKNIKANTGIEVETFVHGALCVSYSGQCLFSSIIGGRSGNRGRCAGPCRLKYDFVDEKGNIIEGNKHLLSMADLCTIDYVGDMIQSGVDSFKIEGRMKEKEYVASVVLSYRKAIDAYYDSEEFDVSKSIEMMSKIFNRGFSNGYLYERKPSMMSYINPKNRGIPLGKVLSKGNGRLKLKLYSSLFVGDGISTETGEHGFKVDKIVADGIKVDDADEGQTVELKDMPVKVGDIIFKTYDAKLNRQFSNIKEYKSPIDVFVKMKENMPLYIKLKNSGIEVVNSGKVDAVKAVKKAIDRDTLIEKVSSINDTPFAVRTIEIDMDEGLFLPLSEIKETRRTAVENLIKTKLHYNEPKNIHIKLTDDVQAKSKDLKISFYTENLEHVKIASQVGVDRIYFDYRLKDEELKKVRQYCEGCEIIPAFPQVVRDEIKNAEDELKKIKDIGFKKVLVTNLGLYNLSLKLGLDVCIDFNLNVVNSLSVDFFKGADTITLSTELNLAQIEDITKRKNTKFESIAYGRLPLMIMEYCPIKNLISCDRNACESGKYSLRDRKGNFIKIVSDGFCRVKLLNSSILMMGDKIDDLKKAGLSYIRVNDTIESDDEIENVLKAYKNSLDFGTYDFHIENYTRGHFYRGVL from the coding sequence ATGAAAAAAGTAGAATTATTGGCCCCAGCAGGTAGCCTGGAGACACTTAAAGTTGCTGTAAATTGCGGAGCAGATGCTGTGTATATTGGAGGAAAGTTATTTGGAGCCAGAGCATATGCAGTAAATTTTGGAGAAGAAGAGTTAAAAGAAGCAGTGGAGTACTGCCATCTCAGGGATAAAAAGATATACATTACAGTGAATACTCTTATTTTTAACAAAGAGATCGATCTACTTACTGATTACATTGATTATCTGTACAAGCTAAATGTGGATGCGATTATCGTACAGGATTTTGGAATTGTTAAATTATTGAGAGAATACTATCCAGAGATAAATATACATGCCAGCACCCAAATGACTTTAAGCAATTTAGAAAGCATTAAGGCTGCAAAAGAGGCGGGAGTAAAAAGAGTAGTGCTGCCACGGGAATTGACACTAAAGGAGATAAAAAATATTAAGGCAAATACAGGTATTGAGGTAGAAACATTTGTACATGGTGCTTTATGCGTTTCTTACTCTGGACAATGTTTATTTAGCAGTATAATTGGTGGAAGGAGCGGCAATAGAGGCAGATGTGCAGGTCCGTGCCGTTTAAAATATGATTTTGTAGATGAGAAAGGAAATATAATCGAGGGCAATAAGCATTTGCTTAGCATGGCTGATTTATGTACAATTGATTATGTTGGAGATATGATACAATCTGGTGTAGATTCTTTTAAGATTGAGGGCCGCATGAAGGAGAAAGAATATGTGGCATCAGTTGTGTTATCGTATAGAAAGGCGATTGATGCATACTACGATTCAGAAGAATTTGATGTATCAAAAAGTATTGAAATGATGTCTAAAATTTTCAACAGAGGTTTTTCAAATGGATACCTTTATGAAAGAAAGCCTTCTATGATGAGCTATATAAATCCTAAAAATAGAGGGATTCCTTTAGGTAAAGTTTTGTCAAAAGGGAATGGAAGATTAAAATTAAAGCTATATAGTTCACTTTTTGTAGGCGACGGTATTTCTACTGAGACTGGTGAGCATGGATTTAAAGTTGACAAAATTGTAGCAGACGGTATTAAAGTAGATGATGCCGATGAAGGACAGACGGTAGAGCTTAAAGATATGCCAGTAAAAGTAGGTGACATTATTTTTAAAACATACGATGCAAAGTTAAACAGGCAATTTTCAAATATAAAAGAGTATAAATCACCTATTGATGTGTTTGTGAAGATGAAAGAGAATATGCCATTATATATAAAACTTAAAAATAGCGGCATAGAAGTTGTAAATAGCGGTAAAGTCGATGCTGTAAAGGCAGTTAAGAAGGCTATTGATAGAGACACATTGATTGAGAAGGTGTCTTCAATAAATGATACGCCATTTGCCGTGAGAACCATTGAAATAGATATGGATGAAGGACTTTTTTTGCCTTTAAGCGAAATAAAGGAAACCAGAAGGACAGCAGTAGAAAATCTTATAAAGACAAAATTACACTACAATGAACCTAAAAATATACATATCAAACTGACTGATGATGTTCAAGCCAAAAGTAAAGATTTAAAGATATCATTTTATACGGAGAATTTAGAGCATGTTAAGATTGCTTCGCAGGTTGGAGTTGATAGGATTTATTTCGATTACAGATTAAAAGATGAAGAGTTGAAAAAAGTGAGGCAGTATTGCGAAGGATGTGAGATAATACCTGCATTTCCTCAGGTTGTGAGGGATGAAATAAAAAATGCAGAGGATGAACTTAAAAAAATAAAAGACATAGGGTTTAAAAAAGTTCTTGTTACTAATTTAGGGCTTTATAATTTGTCATTGAAGCTTGGACTTGACGTATGCATTGATTTTAATTTAAATGTTGTAAACAGCTTATCTGTAGACTTTTTTAAAGGAGCTGATACAATAACGCTGTCAACAGAGCTTAATCTTGCTCAGATAGAAGATATAACAAAGAGAAAAAACACGAAATTTGAATCTATAGCTTATGGCAGGTTACCTCTTATGATAATGGAATACTGTCCGATAAAAAACCTCATAAGTTGCGATAGAAATGCATGTGAAAGTGGAAAATATTCATTAAGGGACAGAAAGGGCAATTTCATAAAAATCGTCAGTGATGGATTTTGCAGAGTTAAATTATTAAATTCATCTATACTTATGATGGGAGATAAGATAGATGATTTAAAGAAAGCTGGTCTTTCTTATATCAGGGTAAATGATACAATAGAAAGCGATGATGAAATAGAAAATGTGCTAAAGGCGTACAAAAATTCATTGGATTTTGGTACTTATGATTTTCATATTGAAAATTACACAAGAGGACATTTTTACAGGGGAGTATTATAA
- the pheT gene encoding phenylalanine--tRNA ligase subunit beta — protein sequence MLVSYSWLKDYVDVSVDAKKLADDLTMSGSKVETIKSYGNEINNVVIGKIISIEKHPDADKLQVGIVDVGEEKLQIITGAQNIKVGDYIPVALHGSTLPGGVKIKRGKLRGLESNGMMCSAKELGLDESLLPDYQRNGIFILPELPIGEDVKKALELDDVIEFEITPNRPDCLSVVGIARETAATYRKSYRMPEIKLSEVADKNPANVTIKADDLCFRYVARVIRNAKIGPSPIWMQMRLLKAGIRPINNIVDVTNYVMMELGQPLHAFDLDKVKNRHIIVRRAKDGEKLVTLDDKERTLDSEMLVIADEEKAIGLAGVMGGQNTEITDDTVNILIESANFKGSNIRYTSKKLGLRSEASSRFEKGLDPEITVLACNRAAQLMAELSGGEILNGIVDVYPKPIEEKVLSVRHKKINKLLGTNLTIEEMKNILTFLDFGVICDGENLVVKVPAFRSDIEGEADIAEEIGRMYGYNNIEDTLLKGTQITAGVKTREQKLEDLVKEVFLSCGLNEVITTSFMGMKDLDKINLPDDSPLRKAVKIMNPLGEDQGYMRTTLLPSMLNVVYTNYSRKVSDFKAFEISRVFIPKSLPLEELPVEVKTAVIGMYGHDIDFLTLKGVIEVLLDVLNVSNVKYVRSENTLYHPGRSADIIVDGKCIGVFGEINPDIEENYDINREVYVAELNLELLFKHADDDRKYKPLPKYPAVERDIAVLVDKDIFVSDIESIIRETGGKLVDDVKLFDVYTGENIPEDKKSVAYSIWYRSYERTLTDEEVKEVHDKIIRKLNEKLGAQLR from the coding sequence ATGTTAGTATCGTATTCATGGCTAAAGGACTATGTAGACGTATCGGTGGATGCAAAAAAATTGGCTGATGATCTTACTATGTCAGGTTCAAAAGTTGAAACAATTAAAAGCTACGGCAACGAAATAAACAATGTTGTAATAGGAAAGATAATTTCTATTGAGAAACACCCGGATGCTGATAAACTTCAGGTAGGAATCGTGGATGTAGGAGAAGAGAAACTGCAGATAATAACTGGTGCTCAAAACATAAAAGTTGGCGATTATATACCTGTTGCACTTCATGGTTCTACGCTGCCAGGTGGTGTGAAAATAAAAAGAGGAAAGCTGAGAGGCCTTGAATCAAATGGCATGATGTGCTCTGCAAAGGAATTGGGATTAGATGAAAGTTTGCTTCCTGATTATCAGAGAAACGGCATATTTATACTTCCAGAACTTCCTATTGGCGAGGATGTGAAAAAAGCCCTTGAACTTGATGATGTTATAGAGTTTGAGATAACTCCAAATAGGCCTGATTGTCTATCTGTAGTTGGAATCGCCAGGGAGACTGCGGCAACATACAGAAAAAGCTATAGAATGCCTGAAATAAAGCTAAGCGAAGTTGCTGACAAGAATCCTGCAAATGTTACGATTAAAGCTGATGATTTGTGCTTTAGATACGTTGCAAGAGTAATAAGAAATGCAAAGATAGGGCCATCACCTATTTGGATGCAGATGAGATTATTAAAAGCAGGAATAAGACCAATAAACAATATAGTAGATGTTACTAACTACGTAATGATGGAGCTTGGTCAGCCGCTGCATGCTTTTGATTTGGACAAAGTCAAAAATAGACATATAATCGTAAGAAGGGCTAAAGACGGTGAAAAGCTTGTAACTCTTGATGATAAAGAGAGGACACTTGATAGTGAGATGCTGGTAATAGCAGACGAAGAAAAGGCAATAGGTTTGGCTGGCGTGATGGGTGGTCAAAATACTGAAATAACAGATGATACTGTAAATATATTGATAGAAAGTGCCAATTTCAAAGGCAGCAACATAAGGTATACATCTAAAAAACTTGGTCTAAGGAGTGAAGCGTCATCAAGATTTGAGAAAGGGCTTGATCCTGAGATTACAGTGCTTGCATGCAATAGAGCAGCACAGCTTATGGCTGAATTAAGCGGCGGTGAGATATTAAACGGCATTGTTGATGTATATCCTAAACCTATAGAAGAAAAAGTTTTAAGCGTAAGGCATAAAAAGATAAATAAACTTCTAGGTACAAATCTAACTATTGAAGAGATGAAAAATATACTTACATTTTTAGACTTTGGGGTTATTTGCGACGGTGAAAACTTAGTCGTGAAGGTTCCAGCTTTTAGAAGCGATATTGAAGGTGAAGCTGATATTGCAGAAGAAATTGGTAGAATGTATGGATACAACAACATAGAAGATACACTCTTAAAAGGCACACAGATTACTGCAGGAGTAAAGACAAGAGAGCAAAAACTAGAAGATCTAGTAAAAGAAGTATTTCTATCATGCGGCTTAAATGAAGTTATAACTACTTCTTTTATGGGTATGAAAGACCTTGATAAGATAAACTTGCCTGATGATAGCCCTCTAAGAAAAGCAGTGAAGATTATGAATCCTCTTGGAGAAGATCAGGGGTATATGAGGACGACTCTCTTACCGTCCATGTTAAATGTAGTGTATACCAACTACAGCCGTAAGGTTTCTGACTTTAAAGCTTTTGAAATATCTAGAGTATTTATTCCAAAATCACTGCCTTTAGAAGAACTTCCTGTAGAGGTGAAGACGGCGGTAATTGGCATGTATGGCCATGATATTGATTTTCTAACTTTAAAAGGTGTAATTGAAGTGCTTTTGGATGTGCTTAATGTAAGCAACGTTAAATATGTAAGAAGTGAAAATACGCTTTATCATCCAGGCAGGTCTGCAGATATTATTGTTGATGGTAAATGCATAGGTGTTTTTGGAGAAATCAATCCTGACATAGAGGAAAATTACGATATCAATAGAGAAGTGTACGTTGCAGAATTAAATCTTGAGCTTCTTTTTAAACATGCAGATGATGATAGAAAGTACAAGCCCCTTCCAAAATATCCTGCTGTAGAAAGAGATATTGCTGTATTAGTAGATAAGGATATATTTGTATCTGATATAGAAAGCATAATAAGAGAAACAGGCGGAAAACTTGTAGATGATGTAAAACTGTTTGATGTGTATACTGGCGAAAACATTCCTGAAGATAAAAAGAGCGTTGCATATTCAATATGGTACAGATCATACGAGAGAACTTTGACAGATGAAGAAGTCAAAGAAGTGCACGACAAAATAATCAGGAAGTTAAATGAGAAACTTGGAGCACAACTTAGATAA